The Candidatus Binatia bacterium DNA window AACAGAGCCGTAGTTGGCGACGGCCTTCCCGCCGGCGCTCTCGATCTCCGCGACGACCTGATCGGCCATTCCCTGGCCGGCGCCTTTGCCGTCGCGTGAGCCGCCGAGATCGTTGACGACGACCGCGGCGCCTTCTTTTGCCAAGAGAAGCGCGTGGGCGCGGCCGAGGCCGCCTCCAGCGCCGGTGACGAGAGCAACTTTTCCGTCGAGCAGACCCATGATGAAATCCTCCTTCGTCCAGATTCCGTACTGGGCGAGCTGGAGATCTGTCAATTCACGGCATGGTTGAGCTCTCCGAGCAGAGGTGCGAAACCACAAGCACTTCCCATCCCGACCTGAGGAGCGCCCATGACGACACGACTGTTCATCTGTTTCGGACGTCTTCCCCTTCTGCTCGCGTTCTTGGTCCTCGCTGCCGGCTGTGGGGACAGCGCGTCGAATGGCACCGGTGGCACGGCGCCTTCGGCCGCCGACATCGTCGTGGACGTCGGTTGGTTGGCCGATCGCCTCGGTGATTCGAGTACCCAGGTCGTGGACGCGCGTACCACGCAGTCCGAGTTCGATGCGGGCCACATCCCAGGGGCCATCCGGCTGGATCCGTTGGAGCTGTCTTCGGCGGTCGGGGGCGTTCAGGCGCAGGTCGCTCCGGCGTCCCTCGCGGGACCTCTCCTGCGTGAACGCGGGATCCGCGCGGGGACGACGCTCGTCGTGTACGGCAAGCCGCCCGAGTTCGATCCGGCGCGAGTCGTGTGGGCGATGCGGTACTACGGTCACGACGATGTGCGGTATCTCGATGGCGGATGGGCCGCCTGGCAGGCGGCGGGTGGGGCGGTCGAGACCGGGCCGTCGGGTGAACCGTCCTCGGACTACGAGATGGGCGCGCCCGTGGATGCGCTCCGCGTGACCGCTGATTGGATCGTCGACCAGCTGGGGGCCCCTCCGGACGACGACCCCGCGATCCAGATCGTGGACGCGCGCTCGCCCAAGGAATTCGCCGCCGGCCGGATCCCGGGCGCGTTGCACGTCCAATGGACGAGGAATCTCGAAGAGGGTTTCCTCCTGCCGCGAGAGGACATCGAGGCGCTTCACGCCGGGCTCGACAAGAAGAAGACGACCGTCGTGTACTGCCTCGTAGGATGGCGTGCTTCCTTCGGCTGGATCGCGCTCGAGTTGCTCGGGTTTGAGGACGTGCGGGTCTACGACGGCTCGTGGCTCGAGTGGGGCGCGGGCGGATTTCCGATCGAGACGGACGGGGGCGTTTCCTAAACGCAGGATGCTGGTACCATAGTCCGATGAAACGATCTCGTGGGCTAGGGAATCCGTTCGTCGGAATCGCTGCGGCGCTGTGTGTCTTGTTCTCGTCGAGCGGTCCGCTCGCCGCGGACAGCGCCGCGACCAAGCGGGACGACTTGCTCATCGGGTACAATCTCCTCTCTGGTGCAATGTCGGCCGAGGGACAGCTAAAGTACCTGCTCTGGCTGCGTGAGCTCATGCTGCAGGG harbors:
- a CDS encoding rhodanese-like domain-containing protein, whose protein sequence is MTTRLFICFGRLPLLLAFLVLAAGCGDSASNGTGGTAPSAADIVVDVGWLADRLGDSSTQVVDARTTQSEFDAGHIPGAIRLDPLELSSAVGGVQAQVAPASLAGPLLRERGIRAGTTLVVYGKPPEFDPARVVWAMRYYGHDDVRYLDGGWAAWQAAGGAVETGPSGEPSSDYEMGAPVDALRVTADWIVDQLGAPPDDDPAIQIVDARSPKEFAAGRIPGALHVQWTRNLEEGFLLPREDIEALHAGLDKKKTTVVYCLVGWRASFGWIALELLGFEDVRVYDGSWLEWGAGGFPIETDGGVS